From bacterium, the proteins below share one genomic window:
- a CDS encoding phosphomannomutase/phosphoglucomutase, whose translation MVNPLMFREYDIRGIINDDLTIEVAEQIGKGFGTYIEGKNIIVGRDNRLSSKDLAGGIIKGLLSTGCNVIDIGLCPTPVLYFAVLHLNGDGGIMVTASHNPPEFNGFKLRKTSSAIFGEQVQVIREIIESNKFKTGEGKLEEKNILDDYLKTIKERIKLKRKLKIVVDAGNGTVGPIATKLLKELGCEVIELYCTPDGNFPNHLPDPTVTEYMQDLSKKVISEKAEVGIGYDGDGDRIGIVDNQGSIVWGDKLLILYFREMVRKRTLQEIPPDKKISVVFDVKCSQSLIDEIKKYGETPIMGKTGYPNIQSKMKENDALLAGEMSGHMYFRDNYLGFDDAIFASCRLLELLSNTDKSVCELLSDILQYHSTPEIRIDCPDTKKFEIVNEVKNYFKQQYETIDIDGIRILFGDGFALIRASNTQPILVLRFEAKTKERLKEITKIVVDKLKEFLPLEIEV comes from the coding sequence ATGGTTAATCCACTTATGTTTAGAGAATATGACATCAGAGGAATAATAAATGACGATTTGACTATAGAAGTAGCAGAACAAATCGGCAAGGGATTTGGAACATATATTGAGGGCAAAAATATAATCGTTGGAAGGGATAATCGCTTAAGTTCAAAAGACCTGGCTGGCGGAATAATCAAAGGGCTTCTTTCAACAGGATGTAATGTCATTGACATTGGATTATGCCCAACGCCCGTTCTTTATTTTGCAGTACTTCATTTGAATGGAGATGGAGGAATTATGGTCACTGCCAGCCATAATCCACCTGAATTTAATGGCTTTAAACTCCGTAAAACCTCATCTGCTATATTTGGAGAACAGGTTCAGGTTATCCGGGAAATAATTGAATCCAACAAGTTTAAAACAGGCGAAGGAAAATTAGAAGAGAAAAATATATTAGATGATTATCTTAAAACGATAAAAGAGAGAATAAAACTTAAGCGAAAACTCAAAATAGTTGTGGATGCAGGAAACGGAACAGTGGGACCGATAGCAACTAAATTATTAAAAGAACTTGGTTGTGAAGTGATTGAGTTATATTGCACCCCAGACGGTAACTTCCCAAATCATCTTCCTGACCCTACGGTTACCGAATATATGCAGGATTTAAGCAAGAAGGTAATCTCAGAGAAGGCAGAGGTAGGAATTGGATACGATGGCGATGGAGATAGAATAGGGATTGTTGATAATCAAGGTTCTATTGTTTGGGGAGATAAATTACTTATACTTTATTTCCGTGAAATGGTCAGGAAACGGACATTGCAAGAAATTCCTCCGGATAAAAAAATCTCGGTGGTCTTTGATGTGAAATGTTCCCAATCGCTAATTGATGAAATTAAAAAATATGGCGAAACACCTATTATGGGCAAAACAGGTTATCCCAATATTCAATCTAAGATGAAAGAGAATGATGCGTTGTTAGCGGGTGAGATGAGTGGACATATGTATTTCAGAGATAATTATCTTGGATTTGATGATGCTATCTTTGCCTCTTGTAGGCTATTAGAACTTTTATCAAATACGGATAAGAGTGTTTGTGAACTATTATCAGACATCCTACAGTACCATTCAACCCCTGAAATAAGAATCGACTGCCCGGATACTAAAAAATTTGAGATAGTCAATGAAGTTAAAAATTATTTTAAACAGCAATATGAAACGATTGATATTGATGGAATTAGAATTTTATTTGGAGATGGTTTTGCCCTGATTAGAGCATCAAATACGCAACCTATTTTAGTCTTAAGATTTGAGGCAAAAACGAAAGAAAGACTTAAGGAAATCACAAAAATTGTGGTGGATAAATTAAAAGAGTTTTTACCTCTCGAGATAGAGGTTTGA